In Methanofollis sp., the following are encoded in one genomic region:
- a CDS encoding FtsX-like permease family protein, producing MRTAQRIFLVFAVRNLRRHWVRSGLAALGIIIGVLAIASLGILGNNLIVLFSGLVADVSDTVVVTPHLAAASGDPFDPRSALATGITEKDADRIARAAGANPSIPLIQTAEVLKKGREGGFVPAIVLHADDMPLLLRVSEGAFPPGSGRGVLVGARLADELDIRAGSRISFAGEDVRVAGVLEERGLAIDINPDYAVVVTHDWYTDLRGEEDYDRVVIKVADLGEIPAVKAAVKDQMNRRKEVVDVQDSREILELYYQTYDAISIFLMGIGGVALLVSSVSILNVMIISVTQRTQEIGVMRSIGALRHEILLMFLYEAIILGIAGSLIGGALSVVAGYAITASVAETIFAGYGTAPTALDAEGVRAILLGIGFGIGTSLLAGVYPAWKAAHLDPIEALRYE from the coding sequence ATGCGGACGGCGCAGCGGATCTTTCTTGTCTTTGCGGTGCGGAACCTGAGAAGGCACTGGGTGCGGTCAGGGCTTGCGGCCCTCGGGATCATCATCGGCGTCCTTGCCATCGCATCCCTCGGCATCCTGGGCAACAACCTGATCGTCCTCTTCTCCGGTCTGGTCGCCGACGTCTCCGACACGGTCGTCGTCACCCCCCACCTTGCGGCAGCAAGCGGCGACCCCTTCGACCCCAGGTCGGCCCTCGCCACCGGGATCACAGAAAAGGACGCCGACAGGATCGCACGCGCCGCCGGGGCGAACCCGTCCATCCCCCTCATCCAGACCGCGGAGGTGCTCAAAAAAGGGAGAGAGGGGGGCTTTGTCCCGGCGATCGTCCTCCATGCCGACGACATGCCCCTCCTCCTCCGGGTCTCGGAGGGGGCGTTCCCGCCGGGGTCGGGAAGAGGGGTGCTCGTCGGTGCGCGCCTTGCCGACGAACTCGATATCAGGGCAGGGAGCAGGATCTCGTTCGCCGGCGAGGACGTCAGGGTTGCCGGCGTCCTGGAAGAGCGGGGGCTTGCAATCGACATCAACCCCGACTATGCCGTCGTCGTCACCCACGATTGGTACACCGACCTCCGCGGCGAGGAGGACTATGACAGGGTGGTGATCAAGGTCGCCGACCTCGGGGAGATCCCGGCGGTCAAGGCCGCGGTGAAGGACCAGATGAACAGGCGCAAAGAGGTGGTGGACGTTCAGGACTCCCGGGAGATCCTGGAACTGTATTACCAGACCTACGACGCCATCTCGATCTTCCTCATGGGGATCGGGGGCGTTGCCCTCCTCGTCTCCAGCGTCTCGATCCTGAATGTGATGATCATCTCGGTGACCCAGCGGACACAGGAGATCGGGGTGATGCGAAGCATCGGGGCGCTCCGCCATGAGATACTCCTGATGTTCCTGTACGAGGCGATCATCCTCGGCATTGCCGGGAGCCTTATCGGCGGGGCGCTCTCGGTCGTCGCAGGGTATGCGATCACCGCTTCGGTGGCGGAGACCATCTTTGCCGGATATGGTACCGCACCCACCGCACTCGACGCCGAGGGGGTGAGGGCGATCCTCCTCGGCATCGGCTTCGGGATCGGCACAAGCCTGCTCGCAGGCGTCTATCCTGCCTGGAAAGCGGCGCACCTCGACCCGATCGAGGCGCTTCGCTACGAGTGA